One Armatimonadota bacterium genomic window carries:
- a CDS encoding PD-(D/E)XK nuclease family protein: protein MESWQPSNLSWSFSRKTHFDSCRRHYFFHRFWGQDPKARWRLFEMRNLTTLTMLRGQIVHSVIARALRSIQYDQKIDARLAREAVTSLIRERYAESAKRLWHIDNRPPGRKASSITSLLEHYYSFPNMNERARDAQQSAWACVTNLIESDFWSEIAGGDPKQWIEIEEESFPSFDLDGIQVYCTIDFAHSNGLPTIIDWKTGSPNPADRKQLTLYSLYAQRKWEWDPQQTRLAAVYLNPELNVDSFSPTDEEIENVKAEVKESFNQMVNLEPTFGPADIEQFPMTGGPSDCAWCRFQGICKKGKLS from the coding sequence TTCCCGCAAGACTCACTTCGACTCCTGCCGCCGCCACTATTTCTTTCACAGGTTCTGGGGGCAGGACCCAAAGGCCAGGTGGCGTCTCTTTGAGATGCGCAACCTCACCACTCTCACTATGCTTCGCGGGCAGATCGTCCACAGCGTGATCGCGAGAGCTTTGCGGTCTATTCAATATGACCAAAAGATAGACGCAAGGCTGGCGCGCGAGGCCGTGACATCGCTTATCCGCGAAAGATACGCAGAATCCGCAAAGCGCCTGTGGCATATTGACAATCGCCCACCGGGCAGAAAAGCGTCGAGCATTACCAGTCTGCTCGAACACTATTATTCATTTCCCAATATGAACGAGCGCGCAAGAGACGCTCAGCAGTCGGCATGGGCATGCGTGACGAACCTCATCGAGTCCGATTTCTGGAGCGAGATAGCAGGCGGCGACCCGAAGCAGTGGATAGAAATAGAAGAGGAGAGCTTCCCATCTTTCGATCTGGATGGAATACAAGTCTACTGCACCATTGACTTTGCTCATTCAAACGGCTTACCCACGATCATAGACTGGAAGACGGGCAGCCCGAATCCTGCCGACCGCAAACAGCTCACACTCTACAGCCTATATGCTCAGCGCAAATGGGAGTGGGACCCGCAGCAGACCAGACTTGCAGCGGTATATCTTAATCCCGAGCTTAATGTTGATTCGTTTTCGCCTACTGACGAAGAGATCGAAAACGTAAAGGCGGAGGTCAAAGAGAGTTTCAATCAAATGGTGAACCTGGAGCCCACCTTCGGCCCCGCGGATATCGAGCAGTTTCCGATGACCGGCGGGCCGTCTGACTGCGCCTGGTGCAGGTTCCAGGGAATATGCAAAAAGGGCAAGCTTTCATGA
- a CDS encoding endonuclease/exonuclease/phosphatase family protein — MQKGQAFMINPGKISLIAWIAAVFSIVWITLLAFAEFIVGERHGLSALITYMPQLPLGIPIFISLALSIRAGKRRVILLNIVIMIVFVVVFMGFNFGFGKHADSAQICVMTWNVHGGINNAQNVLSVIEQNSPDAVFLQEVDDFSPLIIGLKANGWNVVKAYDVAVASRHALASPSTFLLLPDSGRRALVTKMSAPGGWLNLVCVHFGSDVSGAPQSRSKTHLCGNIESRSVQVRNLIEKTKKSRTIIAGDFNMPPRGVVYYRLARRFPNTSAAELGLGYTYPSRFPLLRIDHILTTPDLHPMSCKTVTTRASDHLPVVARIALN; from the coding sequence ATGCAAAAAGGGCAAGCTTTCATGATCAATCCCGGCAAGATCAGCTTGATAGCTTGGATAGCTGCTGTCTTTTCTATCGTCTGGATCACTCTGCTTGCCTTTGCGGAGTTCATCGTAGGCGAAAGACATGGGCTGTCAGCATTAATAACATACATGCCGCAGCTTCCACTCGGAATACCGATCTTCATATCACTGGCTCTAAGCATACGCGCTGGAAAACGAAGAGTTATTCTGCTCAATATAGTGATAATGATCGTGTTTGTGGTTGTGTTTATGGGTTTCAATTTTGGGTTCGGCAAGCACGCGGACTCGGCTCAGATATGCGTGATGACTTGGAACGTGCATGGTGGGATCAATAATGCCCAAAACGTGCTGTCGGTAATCGAGCAAAATTCTCCGGACGCCGTATTTTTACAGGAAGTCGATGATTTTAGCCCACTTATTATCGGGCTTAAGGCAAACGGCTGGAATGTTGTTAAAGCATACGATGTTGCCGTTGCATCCAGGCATGCTCTGGCATCTCCAAGCACTTTTCTCTTGCTTCCGGATTCGGGCAGAAGAGCTCTGGTGACAAAAATGAGCGCACCCGGCGGATGGCTGAATCTGGTGTGCGTCCACTTTGGATCCGACGTTTCAGGCGCTCCTCAAAGTCGTTCCAAGACTCACCTGTGCGGAAACATCGAGTCCAGATCGGTTCAGGTCAGGAATTTGATCGAGAAAACTAAAAAGAGCCGCACTATTATTGCCGGCGATTTCAACATGCCGCCAAGAGGAGTAGTGTATTACAGACTCGCCAGGCGGTTTCCAAACACATCCGCTGCCGAACTCGGTCTGGGCTATACCTATCCGTCACGCTTCCCGCTGCTTCGCATCGACCACATTCTCACTACGCCTGACCTGCACCCCATGTCATGTAAAACGGTAACGACAAGAGCATCGGACCACTTGCCTGTTGTCGCCCGTATAGCGCTTAACTGA
- a CDS encoding DUF2330 domain-containing protein has protein sequence MRKIVYAVVFLFLFSNAIALADGMMIIDEATWKQLREKSMINEPEQKAVVFYSKGREQLIISPSYEGPTSNFAWVVPVPSRPKVEIVKGAIFHELMELTIPKTRVFGRGTIASAKPSPAVTVIERKTVGAYDVSVLSARDGKALMKWLKANKYHLPDKAIEPIRDYVKHGWTFVACRIKIPASAKGLSTGTLAPLKLKFSCRQPIYPMKLSSANPKQFDILVYLVMPSTEIEPGQKSIPVIGSPGPIYPSTVYESAVLKAGQKSYPTLAKISSKKLHVYPLNCFVLPKECKQDIKWVIPN, from the coding sequence ATGAGAAAAATCGTATACGCGGTTGTGTTTTTGTTCTTGTTCTCAAACGCTATTGCTCTGGCAGATGGAATGATGATAATCGACGAAGCGACTTGGAAGCAGCTTCGTGAAAAGTCCATGATTAACGAGCCGGAGCAAAAGGCAGTGGTCTTTTATAGTAAAGGCAGGGAGCAACTCATTATAAGCCCGAGCTACGAAGGACCGACTAGCAATTTTGCATGGGTAGTCCCGGTTCCATCCAGGCCGAAAGTCGAGATTGTGAAGGGCGCGATTTTTCACGAGCTTATGGAGCTTACCATACCAAAGACGCGCGTTTTCGGCAGAGGGACAATAGCCAGTGCGAAGCCGTCACCCGCTGTCACTGTGATCGAGCGCAAGACAGTCGGCGCATATGATGTGAGCGTACTCTCCGCCAGGGACGGCAAAGCACTCATGAAGTGGCTGAAGGCAAATAAGTATCACCTGCCGGATAAGGCGATTGAGCCTATAAGGGATTATGTGAAGCATGGGTGGACGTTTGTCGCCTGCAGGATTAAGATTCCTGCATCAGCCAAAGGGCTGAGCACAGGCACACTTGCACCGCTCAAACTGAAATTCTCCTGCAGGCAGCCGATATACCCGATGAAACTCTCATCGGCAAACCCGAAGCAGTTCGATATCCTGGTCTATCTGGTGATGCCGAGCACGGAAATTGAGCCCGGACAAAAGAGCATTCCGGTTATCGGCTCGCCCGGGCCGATTTATCCCTCAACAGTTTACGAATCCGCAGTACTCAAAGCTGGTCAAAAAAGTTACCCAACACTTGCAAAAATAAGCTCTAAGAAGCTGCATGTATACCCGCTCAACTGTTTTGTATTGCCAAAAGAATGCAAGCAGGACATTAAGTGGGTAATTCCCAATTGA